From a single Oceanobacillus kimchii X50 genomic region:
- a CDS encoding DUF3100 domain-containing protein has protein sequence MKIKDLVYLIAFVLVIITISEMIGFQSISIGDISIGVLPLVFAIVITMILGLQFFRKGFWKQIYSKVNIEFSGKYLIFIMLPLMARYGADVAPQIREILQIGWVFIFQEFGNLGTVIFGLPIAIMIGLRREAIGATLGIGREGELAYISEKYTLDSKEGRGVLSLYIIGTLFGAIFFSILAPILLGLGIRVEALAMASGVGSGSMMSASSASLVAQMPEMESTILAYASASQLLTSFLGTFTMVFLAAPLQQFMYKLLVRGEK, from the coding sequence TTGAAAATAAAAGATTTGGTTTATTTGATTGCGTTTGTATTAGTTATCATTACAATTTCTGAGATGATAGGTTTCCAAAGTATATCTATAGGAGACATCTCTATTGGGGTATTGCCTTTAGTATTTGCTATTGTAATAACGATGATATTAGGTTTGCAGTTCTTTCGAAAAGGTTTTTGGAAACAAATTTATAGTAAAGTAAACATTGAGTTTTCTGGAAAGTATTTGATATTTATTATGCTCCCTTTAATGGCTCGTTATGGAGCAGACGTTGCCCCTCAGATTAGAGAAATACTACAAATTGGGTGGGTATTTATTTTCCAAGAATTCGGGAACTTGGGAACGGTTATTTTTGGTTTGCCAATAGCAATAATGATTGGTTTACGTAGAGAGGCAATAGGTGCAACGCTAGGTATTGGAAGAGAAGGTGAGCTTGCTTATATCTCTGAAAAATATACTTTAGATTCAAAAGAGGGAAGAGGAGTTTTATCTTTATACATTATTGGTACGTTATTTGGAGCTATCTTCTTTAGTATTCTAGCTCCCATTCTTTTAGGTTTGGGAATAAGAGTAGAGGCATTAGCGATGGCTTCTGGTGTTGGTTCTGGAAGTATGATGAGTGCTTCTTCGGCAAGTCTTGTAGCACAAATGCCAGAAATGGAGAGTACTATTTTGGCTTATGCATCAGCAAGCCAGTTATTAACTAGTTTTCTTGGAACATTTACGATGGTATTTTTAGCTGCTCCATTACAACAATTTATGTATAAACTTCTAGTTCGAGGTGAGAAGTAA
- a CDS encoding M20 family metallopeptidase, producing MEKLYQSLDSLYEEIVQLRRYLHQYPELSFREVHTPRYIAEYHEKLGHRVRTNVGGNGVVAYLEGGKPGPTVAMRADFDALPIKEETGLSFQSKNDGVMHACGHDAHTATLLGLAKALNGIKEELKGTVVFIHQHAEEVIPGGAKSMIEGCSRLD from the coding sequence ATGGAAAAACTTTATCAATCCCTAGATTCCCTTTATGAAGAAATCGTGCAACTACGACGATATCTGCATCAATATCCGGAGCTTTCATTTCGAGAAGTACATACTCCAAGGTATATTGCAGAATATCATGAGAAGTTAGGTCATCGAGTTCGTACAAATGTTGGTGGAAATGGAGTTGTTGCTTATTTAGAAGGAGGTAAGCCAGGGCCGACAGTTGCAATGCGAGCTGACTTTGATGCATTACCGATTAAAGAAGAAACAGGATTGTCTTTTCAATCTAAAAATGATGGAGTTATGCATGCATGTGGGCATGATGCACATACGGCCACACTTTTAGGGCTTGCAAAAGCATTGAATGGGATAAAAGAAGAATTAAAGGGTACCGTTGTTTTTATTCATCAGCATGCAGAAGAGGTTATTCCTGGTGGAGCAAAATCCATGATTGAAGGGTGTTCGAGACTTGATTGA
- a CDS encoding AbgT family transporter produces MSHKNQSKSIKALNTIEKLGNKLPHPVTIFILFTLIVISLSHILYLMGVSVSFEGVNNETMERETLSVEAISLLTPDGIAHMFSSVVGNFTSFVALGPVLVAMLGVGVAEKSGYISALMTNTVSKAPRRFVTPIVVLMGVLSNVAASVGYVVLVPLGAIIFLGFNRHPLAGLSAAFAGVAGGYSANLIIGTNDPLLAGISTEAARILDASYVVNPTDNWFFMLASTFIIVILGTIITDKLVEPKLGTYTSGEDCNDDNTKVTQVEKKGLFWANISILITIIAIALLVIPENGPLRGENGSIITSPFMSSIIFLMMLIFLIPGIVYGIVTKTVRNDKDIASLMTSSLETMAGFIVLIFFAAQFVAFFNYTNLGTIIAVNGANLLEAIELNGVFLLIALILITAIINLFIAADSAKWAIMAPVFIPMFMQMGISPEVTQVAYRIGDSATNIIAPLMPFFPLVVAFAQRYGKQNGIGTVISLMLPHSIVILITWMIFFSIWYILGIPVGPGTSLNY; encoded by the coding sequence ATGAGTCATAAGAATCAATCCAAATCGATAAAAGCATTAAATACGATAGAAAAGTTAGGGAATAAACTCCCTCACCCTGTAACAATATTCATCTTATTCACCTTAATTGTCATTTCCTTATCACATATTTTATATCTCATGGGAGTGTCAGTTTCATTCGAAGGTGTTAATAATGAAACAATGGAAAGAGAAACACTTTCAGTAGAGGCAATCAGTTTACTTACACCAGATGGTATTGCCCACATGTTTTCCAGCGTTGTCGGTAATTTCACTTCATTTGTAGCACTAGGACCAGTACTTGTTGCAATGCTTGGCGTTGGGGTTGCTGAAAAAAGTGGATATATTAGTGCTTTAATGACTAATACTGTATCTAAAGCGCCAAGACGTTTTGTTACACCGATTGTTGTATTAATGGGTGTACTTTCCAATGTAGCTGCATCTGTAGGGTATGTTGTACTTGTACCATTAGGAGCAATCATATTTTTAGGTTTTAATCGTCACCCTTTAGCAGGGCTTTCTGCAGCTTTTGCTGGTGTAGCTGGTGGATACTCTGCCAATTTAATAATAGGTACAAATGATCCTTTACTAGCTGGTATTTCTACAGAGGCAGCGAGAATTTTAGATGCAAGCTATGTTGTTAACCCAACAGATAATTGGTTTTTCATGCTGGCATCTACATTCATAATTGTAATTTTAGGTACAATTATTACAGATAAACTCGTTGAACCTAAATTAGGAACATACACTTCAGGTGAAGATTGCAATGATGATAATACCAAAGTAACTCAAGTAGAGAAAAAAGGACTTTTCTGGGCAAATATATCAATATTAATAACGATTATTGCCATAGCATTACTAGTCATTCCAGAAAATGGGCCTTTAAGAGGAGAGAATGGAAGTATTATTACTTCTCCATTTATGAGTAGTATTATTTTTCTAATGATGTTAATCTTTTTAATTCCTGGTATTGTTTATGGAATTGTTACGAAAACTGTTCGCAATGACAAAGATATAGCGAGCCTAATGACTTCCTCTTTAGAGACAATGGCCGGATTTATCGTATTGATATTTTTCGCCGCACAATTCGTTGCATTTTTCAATTATACTAACTTAGGTACTATTATTGCTGTAAACGGGGCTAACCTATTGGAAGCAATCGAATTAAATGGCGTATTCTTACTTATTGCTTTAATTTTGATTACCGCCATCATTAATTTATTTATCGCAGCTGACTCTGCAAAATGGGCAATTATGGCACCAGTGTTTATTCCAATGTTTATGCAGATGGGGATCTCTCCAGAAGTAACACAAGTAGCATACCGAATTGGCGATTCTGCAACAAATATTATCGCTCCATTAATGCCATTTTTTCCACTTGTTGTAGCATTTGCTCAAAGATATGGAAAGCAAAATGGAATAGGTACTGTAATTTCACTAATGCTTCCCCATTCAATAGTAATTCTGATTACATGGATGATATTCTTTTCTATCTGGTACATTCTTGGAATACCTGTTGGACCAGGAACAAGCTTAAACTATTAA
- the blaI gene encoding penicillinase repressor BlaI gives MSKDVPNISEAEWEVMNVLWESSPKTANEVIYSLQKKTEWKAKTVRTLLDRLVKKNVIGVNKNQRIYTFYPLYSQDECQKAEAKSFIQRIYGGTVKSMLVQFMEDDNLSENEIKELREILNDKPNKRK, from the coding sequence ATGAGTAAAGATGTCCCTAATATTTCAGAAGCGGAATGGGAAGTAATGAATGTCTTGTGGGAATCATCACCAAAAACAGCGAATGAAGTAATCTATTCCTTACAAAAGAAAACTGAATGGAAAGCAAAAACAGTTCGAACTTTACTAGATCGTCTTGTTAAGAAAAATGTAATTGGAGTCAATAAGAATCAACGAATCTATACGTTTTATCCACTTTATTCTCAAGACGAATGTCAAAAAGCAGAAGCAAAATCATTTATCCAACGTATTTATGGAGGAACTGTCAAATCAATGCTTGTTCAGTTTATGGAAGATGACAATTTATCAGAGAATGAGATTAAAGAGCTAAGAGAAATTCTAAATGATAAACCAAATAAAAGGAAATAA
- a CDS encoding M20/M25/M40 family metallo-hydrolase, which yields MYFKDNYEEIKSIAEKIYHHPELGYKEENTKQTIINYLTTINPNIKLDYFSTTGFRTSLGSEHADINIAFIAELDAVYAPSHMYADEQTGAAHNCGHYTQVAIALSLYNYLYQSKAYKDLTYKITFIFVPAEEYLDLEYREELMSQKKISHYGGKPEAMKLGVFDDIDIGICVHAIGGEFSKRTIEINCDLAGFLYKKYTFKGKATHAGFDPFSSINAYNISTLFNTAVGLGRQQLKDGENVRINPIVMESDMSTNVIPNQITVGTDLRTRSVDYMKEVAGKLDAAAKGSAIALNGEVETKTQMGYLPFIQDRYLSTFVGEAFDENNEIEEIWNNNAISAAGDIGDLSYMIPCIQIGYSGFTGTIHGDDFIDIDPEFIYEVFPRFLSQVIDKLDGNIDTSKIYRRTYQDYMNVIQHIVKETDQI from the coding sequence GTGTACTTTAAAGATAATTATGAAGAAATAAAAAGTATAGCAGAAAAGATCTATCATCATCCTGAATTAGGTTATAAAGAAGAGAATACAAAGCAAACAATCATTAATTATTTAACAACAATTAATCCAAATATTAAGTTGGACTACTTTAGTACGACAGGTTTTCGAACGTCGCTAGGAAGTGAACATGCGGATATTAATATTGCTTTTATTGCAGAATTAGATGCTGTTTATGCTCCTTCTCATATGTACGCAGATGAACAAACAGGTGCTGCACATAATTGTGGCCATTATACACAAGTTGCGATTGCACTAAGTCTTTATAATTACTTATATCAATCTAAAGCGTATAAAGATTTAACCTACAAAATCACTTTTATCTTTGTACCTGCGGAAGAATATTTAGATCTAGAGTATAGAGAAGAGTTAATGAGCCAGAAGAAAATCAGTCATTATGGTGGAAAGCCAGAAGCAATGAAACTTGGTGTATTTGATGATATTGATATTGGAATTTGTGTGCATGCAATAGGAGGAGAGTTTTCAAAACGAACAATTGAGATTAATTGTGATTTAGCTGGATTTCTATATAAAAAATATACGTTTAAAGGAAAAGCGACACACGCAGGTTTTGATCCATTTTCATCAATAAATGCCTATAATATATCTACTTTATTCAATACAGCAGTTGGGTTAGGGAGACAACAATTAAAGGATGGGGAAAATGTAAGAATTAATCCAATTGTAATGGAGTCAGATATGTCTACGAATGTCATACCTAATCAGATAACTGTAGGCACCGATTTACGTACAAGGTCCGTTGATTATATGAAAGAGGTAGCTGGTAAATTAGATGCAGCTGCCAAAGGTAGTGCTATTGCGCTAAACGGGGAAGTAGAGACAAAAACTCAAATGGGATATTTACCGTTTATTCAAGATAGGTATCTTTCAACATTTGTTGGTGAAGCATTTGATGAAAATAACGAGATAGAAGAGATCTGGAATAATAATGCTATTAGTGCTGCAGGAGATATTGGAGATCTGTCTTATATGATTCCTTGTATACAGATTGGATACAGTGGTTTCACGGGTACGATTCATGGTGATGATTTCATAGATATTGATCCGGAATTTATTTATGAGGTTTTTCCAAGATTTTTAAGTCAAGTCATCGATAAATTAGACGGAAATATCGACACTTCTAAAATTTATCGTCGAACTTATCAAGATTATATGAATGTCATTCAACATATTGTGAAGGAAACTGATCAAATATAG
- a CDS encoding NupC/NupG family nucleoside CNT transporter — translation MSFIWGLAGCLVITLLSFLLSEKKKSINIRTVSIGFILQVIFGYIVLKWEFGKDTLAYVSTAINDIIDYGHEGIAFVFGPLADRGGDVAVFAVNVLGMIIFLTVLIALLYHFGIMQYMVRFIGGFISKIMKTSYAESAAAAANIFVGNTQAPLVVKPYIANMTRSQLFSVMVGGLASVSGAIMISLAAMGIPLEYLLSAAIMSAPAGIMIAKVIIPESEEINENEWKETVLASSEEKTNIIDVIFTSSKEGLHFAVNVGLMLIAFIGLIALINGILGWGGSLFGFENFSLELILGYLFAPIAFVIGIPWDEALVAGNLLAQKLLLNEFVAFAQLSTMVDSLSDRALAVLTFALSGFANFGAAGSIVGMLSNMVPQRKTEIQKLMLKALIAATFANLLNGAIVSMFF, via the coding sequence ATGAGTTTCATATGGGGATTAGCTGGTTGCTTAGTAATTACTCTACTCTCATTTCTATTATCTGAAAAAAAGAAATCTATTAATATAAGGACCGTTTCTATTGGGTTTATCTTACAAGTAATTTTTGGATATATCGTGTTAAAGTGGGAGTTTGGAAAGGATACCCTTGCTTACGTGTCAACAGCGATAAATGACATTATTGATTATGGCCATGAAGGAATTGCCTTTGTTTTTGGCCCATTAGCGGATAGAGGTGGAGATGTCGCCGTATTTGCAGTGAACGTCCTAGGAATGATTATCTTCCTCACTGTTCTCATCGCATTGTTATATCACTTTGGAATCATGCAATACATGGTGCGCTTCATAGGTGGTTTTATCTCAAAAATCATGAAAACATCTTATGCTGAATCAGCTGCTGCTGCAGCTAATATTTTTGTTGGGAATACACAGGCACCTTTAGTAGTAAAACCGTATATCGCTAACATGACTAGATCACAGCTGTTCTCTGTAATGGTTGGTGGGTTGGCGTCTGTCTCAGGTGCAATTATGATAAGCTTAGCAGCAATGGGAATTCCCTTAGAATACCTGCTATCAGCGGCAATTATGTCCGCTCCTGCAGGAATTATGATTGCAAAGGTCATCATACCGGAGTCAGAAGAAATAAATGAAAATGAATGGAAAGAAACTGTACTTGCCTCGAGTGAAGAGAAGACTAATATTATTGATGTTATTTTCACGAGCTCGAAGGAAGGATTACATTTTGCAGTGAACGTCGGCTTGATGCTAATCGCCTTTATTGGATTAATAGCATTAATAAATGGAATTTTGGGCTGGGGCGGCTCACTATTTGGCTTTGAAAATTTTTCTTTGGAATTAATTCTAGGTTATCTATTTGCACCAATTGCCTTTGTTATCGGTATTCCATGGGACGAAGCACTTGTAGCTGGAAATTTACTTGCACAGAAGTTATTATTAAATGAATTTGTTGCATTTGCTCAGCTTTCTACGATGGTTGATAGCTTATCAGACAGAGCTTTAGCAGTACTGACATTTGCTTTAAGTGGATTTGCTAATTTTGGAGCAGCTGGAAGTATTGTCGGGATGCTCTCTAACATGGTCCCACAACGTAAGACTGAGATTCAAAAACTTATGCTGAAGGCATTAATTGCAGCCACATTTGCTAACCTTTTGAATGGTGCCATTGTATCAATGTTTTTCTAA
- a CDS encoding OsmC family protein, with protein MKVTTKWTGGRAFTATGDSGYEINMDATEAYGGLGKGATPTEMLLSSLAGCIGIDVTMILRPHLDKITKIEIETDGIRKEEAPKGFTDIVVTFIIDGDIDSKKVWRAINLGEEKYCSVSDSLKANISFELILNGESKTI; from the coding sequence ATGAAAGTGACTACTAAATGGACTGGCGGTAGAGCATTTACTGCTACGGGTGATTCAGGATATGAAATAAATATGGATGCAACAGAAGCTTACGGGGGCCTAGGTAAAGGCGCTACTCCAACCGAAATGCTTTTAAGTTCATTAGCAGGTTGTATCGGTATTGATGTAACGATGATATTGAGACCACACCTTGATAAAATAACAAAGATAGAAATAGAAACTGACGGTATTAGAAAAGAAGAAGCTCCGAAAGGATTTACGGATATTGTTGTTACTTTTATTATCGATGGTGATATTGATAGCAAAAAAGTATGGCGTGCAATCAATTTAGGAGAAGAAAAATATTGCTCTGTATCCGATTCATTAAAAGCAAATATCTCATTTGAATTAATTCTAAATGGAGAGAGCAAAACCATATAA
- a CDS encoding SDR family oxidoreductase: MDLGLHGKSVIVAASSKGLGKASAKQFAAEGAKVIISSRNQEELEKAQDEIRSVTGNHNVNYIVCDITNPTSVRELVLKTIELNGTVDVLVNNAGGPPAGNFDSVSDEDWTGAFELNLLSFVRLIREVLPHMRKQGSGHIVNIASSSIKQPIDNLILSNTFRAGIIGLAKSLSQELAPDNILINTIGPGRIGTDRVKHLDEFVAEQQDISYEDVKSKAESSIPIGRYGKPKEFANLVVYLCSGANTYITGQSLLVDGGMVKAL, encoded by the coding sequence ATGGATTTAGGTTTGCATGGGAAATCAGTAATTGTTGCGGCTTCTAGTAAAGGGTTAGGAAAGGCGTCTGCAAAGCAATTTGCTGCAGAAGGGGCAAAGGTTATTATTTCGAGTCGTAATCAAGAAGAATTAGAGAAAGCACAAGATGAAATTCGTTCAGTAACTGGAAATCACAATGTGAACTATATTGTTTGCGATATTACTAATCCAACGTCTGTAAGAGAATTAGTGTTAAAGACAATTGAATTAAATGGAACTGTTGATGTTCTTGTTAATAACGCTGGAGGTCCGCCTGCCGGAAACTTTGATAGTGTAAGTGATGAGGATTGGACCGGTGCATTTGAATTAAACTTACTTAGCTTCGTGCGTTTAATAAGAGAAGTATTGCCTCATATGCGAAAACAGGGAAGTGGGCATATTGTAAATATTGCTTCATCGTCTATTAAACAACCTATTGATAATTTAATCCTATCTAATACATTTAGAGCAGGAATTATTGGTTTGGCGAAGAGTTTATCACAAGAATTAGCCCCGGATAACATTTTAATCAACACGATTGGGCCAGGGAGAATTGGAACAGATCGTGTAAAGCATTTAGATGAATTTGTAGCAGAACAGCAAGACATAAGTTATGAAGACGTAAAATCAAAAGCGGAATCATCCATTCCAATAGGACGCTATGGGAAGCCCAAAGAATTCGCCAATTTAGTAGTATACTTATGTTCGGGTGCCAATACGTATATAACTGGACAATCGTTATTAGTTGATGGCGGTATGGTGAAGGCGTTGTAG
- a CDS encoding N-acetylmannosamine-6-phosphate 2-epimerase, whose product MLDQIKNSLIVSCQALSEEPLHSSFIMSKMALAAKQGGAKGIRANSKEDIMEIKKEVNLPVIGIVKRDYNDSEVFITATYKEINELLESNCEMIAIDATTRNRPNNIKLKDLVDYTKQLNSNVELMADVATIEEAKNAEKLGFDCISTTLYGYTKDTSDFKLYDNDFSFLKNILSEVKIPVIAEGNIITPEMFKRCITLGAYACVVGGAITRPKEITKRFIG is encoded by the coding sequence ATGCTAGATCAAATTAAAAATAGCTTGATTGTATCTTGTCAGGCATTATCTGAAGAACCATTGCATAGTTCCTTTATTATGTCAAAAATGGCACTTGCTGCAAAACAAGGTGGTGCAAAAGGAATTAGAGCTAACTCAAAAGAAGATATTATGGAAATAAAAAAAGAGGTTAATCTTCCAGTAATAGGTATTGTTAAAAGAGATTATAATGACAGTGAAGTTTTTATAACTGCTACTTATAAAGAAATTAATGAGCTATTGGAAAGTAACTGTGAAATGATTGCTATAGACGCTACTACAAGAAATCGTCCAAATAATATCAAACTCAAAGATTTAGTAGATTATACAAAACAATTAAATAGCAATGTTGAACTAATGGCAGATGTAGCGACTATAGAAGAAGCAAAGAATGCAGAAAAACTAGGCTTTGACTGTATCTCTACCACTCTATATGGTTATACAAAAGATACTTCTGATTTTAAATTGTATGATAATGATTTTAGTTTTCTTAAGAACATATTATCAGAAGTAAAAATACCGGTTATTGCAGAAGGAAATATAATAACTCCAGAAATGTTCAAACGATGTATAACACTTGGTGCCTATGCGTGCGTAGTAGGTGGTGCTATAACTAGACCAAAAGAAATAACGAAGCGGTTTATTGGATAA
- a CDS encoding BlaR1 family beta-lactam sensor/signal transducer — translation MFIDFLVIGFIISTVTITIILFTRKLFYRQMSSKWRYNIWFLLLVALAIPFLPSQLLHTIQLSIPFENNLPSSWSRANLDHNETTSAMNSNWMQDFSVSVNQSSPDFVNISLMLIWICGTFIFTIFAIQAWLKLRKIKISIDKIKNKDVTATFESCKKQLHISKDITLGTSSSVQSPVTFGFTHTYVVLPSHIDNQMSKEDLQHIFLHELHHVKYKDIHTNYLMMFYQIIYWFNPLVWIALKKMRLDREIACDTSVLNMLDDYEQNIKYGRAMINFIDFTAKKRYNHLTNEFNGSKKQVKQRLEEIMAFQKESKLLKLKSMIIFIVVGLLITSLIPFVSVLAHDSNQYENFTAKKVMYEDLSSYFNESDGSFVLYDLREDEFLIYNKEKSTMRVSPASTYKIYSALIALEEGIITSEDNTIEWNGVEQNYEQWNQDQTLTSALTYSVNWYFQTLDKASGLNTIKDYLTYMNYGNEDISGGIDDHWLVSSLKISPVEQVELLQSFYNNAFDFQEEHIQSVKDALKVEETEAVTLYGKTGTGNINGKDINGWFIGFVETHNKTYFFATNVQDIANATGSRATEITLSILRDKQIYY, via the coding sequence ATGTTTATAGACTTCCTAGTAATTGGATTTATCATTTCAACTGTCACAATTACAATTATTTTGTTCACTAGAAAACTATTTTATAGACAGATGTCCTCTAAGTGGAGATATAACATATGGTTTTTACTACTCGTCGCACTAGCAATTCCTTTTCTGCCAAGTCAACTTTTACATACAATTCAATTGTCAATTCCTTTTGAGAATAATCTACCTTCTTCTTGGAGTAGAGCTAATTTAGATCATAATGAAACAACTTCTGCTATGAACTCAAACTGGATGCAAGATTTCAGCGTATCGGTAAATCAGTCTAGTCCTGATTTCGTAAATATTTCACTAATGCTAATATGGATATGTGGAACTTTTATTTTTACTATTTTCGCTATTCAAGCATGGCTTAAATTAAGAAAAATAAAAATATCTATTGATAAAATAAAAAATAAAGATGTAACTGCAACATTTGAAAGCTGTAAAAAACAACTACACATCTCAAAAGATATTACATTAGGAACATCTTCATCTGTTCAATCACCCGTAACTTTTGGTTTCACTCATACCTATGTCGTATTACCAAGTCACATAGACAATCAGATGTCAAAAGAAGATTTACAACATATCTTCTTACATGAATTACATCATGTTAAATATAAGGATATTCACACTAATTACTTGATGATGTTTTATCAAATTATTTATTGGTTCAACCCTTTGGTATGGATAGCACTTAAAAAGATGCGCTTAGATCGTGAAATAGCTTGTGATACCTCTGTTTTAAATATGCTTGACGACTATGAACAAAATATAAAATACGGCAGAGCCATGATTAACTTCATCGATTTCACAGCAAAAAAACGTTATAACCATTTAACCAATGAATTCAATGGTTCAAAGAAACAGGTAAAACAACGATTGGAAGAAATTATGGCTTTTCAAAAAGAATCGAAACTGTTGAAATTAAAAAGTATGATTATCTTTATTGTAGTCGGTTTATTGATTACTAGTCTTATTCCATTCGTTTCCGTATTAGCTCATGACAGCAACCAATATGAAAATTTCACAGCAAAAAAAGTAATGTATGAAGATTTAAGCTCTTATTTTAACGAGAGTGATGGGAGCTTTGTGTTATATGATTTACGAGAAGATGAATTTTTAATTTACAATAAGGAAAAGAGTACAATGCGGGTTTCACCAGCATCTACCTATAAAATCTATAGTGCATTAATCGCATTAGAGGAAGGTATTATAACAAGTGAAGATAATACAATTGAGTGGAATGGTGTAGAACAAAACTATGAACAATGGAATCAGGATCAAACACTGACATCTGCGTTAACCTATTCTGTTAATTGGTATTTCCAAACACTTGATAAGGCATCTGGGCTAAATACAATTAAGGATTACTTAACATATATGAACTACGGTAATGAAGATATATCTGGCGGTATTGACGACCACTGGCTAGTGTCTTCATTAAAAATATCTCCTGTAGAGCAAGTGGAGTTACTCCAATCTTTTTATAATAATGCATTTGATTTTCAAGAAGAACATATTCAATCTGTGAAAGATGCTTTAAAAGTGGAAGAGACAGAGGCCGTAACGTTATATGGAAAAACTGGTACTGGAAATATAAACGGAAAAGATATCAATGGATGGTTTATCGGTTTTGTAGAAACCCATAATAAGACATATTTTTTTGCTACAAACGTTCAGGATATAGCAAATGCAACTGGTAGCAGAGCAACAGAGATTACATTATCCATCCTTAGAGATAAGCAAATATACTATTAG
- the bla gene encoding class A beta-lactamase: MMSILKRSSVLLLLLMLVGAVLMACSKEAESKEENPKVVEEKTDKGSEAFKKLEDEFDVKLGVYAIDTGSNKEINYQENDRFAYASTFKPLAVGAILQTKSDPELQEVIRYTEEDLVTYSPITEKHVDEGMTLLEISDAAIRYSDNTAANLLLEAIGGPDELETKLRDIGDEIIEVDRYETELNEATPGDIRDTSTPKAMANSLQQYVLEDVLDADRREILTNMLINNTTGDALIRAGVPEGWTVGDKTGAGGYGTRNDIGIIWPEDNEEPIVIAIMSSRDVEDADYDDKLIEKATKVVVKELSN; encoded by the coding sequence ATGATGAGTATTTTAAAAAGAAGTAGCGTACTACTACTACTATTAATGTTAGTAGGAGCAGTATTGATGGCGTGTTCGAAAGAAGCAGAAAGTAAAGAAGAAAATCCAAAAGTAGTTGAAGAGAAAACTGATAAAGGAAGTGAGGCCTTTAAAAAATTGGAAGACGAATTTGATGTAAAGTTAGGTGTGTATGCCATCGATACAGGGTCAAATAAAGAAATTAATTATCAAGAAAATGATCGGTTTGCGTATGCTTCAACATTTAAACCTTTGGCTGTTGGGGCCATTTTGCAAACAAAGTCAGATCCAGAATTGCAAGAAGTGATTAGATATACCGAAGAAGATTTGGTTACGTATTCACCAATTACGGAGAAACATGTGGATGAAGGCATGACTCTTCTAGAAATTTCCGATGCAGCGATTCGTTATAGTGATAATACTGCTGCAAACCTTCTTTTAGAAGCCATAGGTGGTCCTGATGAATTAGAGACTAAGTTAAGAGATATTGGTGATGAAATAATTGAAGTAGATCGTTATGAAACAGAATTAAATGAGGCAACTCCAGGTGATATTCGTGATACAAGTACACCGAAAGCAATGGCAAACAGTCTTCAACAATATGTATTAGAAGATGTGCTAGATGCAGATAGAAGAGAAATTCTTACAAACATGCTTATCAACAATACGACAGGTGATGCGCTAATTCGTGCCGGTGTACCTGAAGGTTGGACTGTTGGAGATAAAACTGGAGCAGGAGGATATGGAACGAGAAATGACATTGGTATCATTTGGCCAGAAGATAACGAAGAACCAATTGTTATTGCAATAATGTCTAGTCGCGATGTAGAAGATGCAGATTATGATGATAAATTAATAGAAAAAGCGACGAAGGTAGTGGTTAAGGAGTTAAGTAATTAA
- a CDS encoding M20/M25/M40 family metallo-hydrolase — MIEAEMKRVVSATCELSGAKGILHYRRGYPTLDNHEKETLFVAELAKDIPGVEVVQESPQVMGGEDFSYYLQQVKGTFFFTGAEIKGREESYPHHHPKFDIDERGLLIAAKVLGRATLTYMQEHSKSEKVVEL, encoded by the coding sequence TTGATTGAAGCAGAAATGAAAAGAGTAGTTTCTGCGACCTGTGAGTTGTCTGGTGCTAAAGGTATCCTACATTATCGTAGAGGGTACCCAACCCTTGACAATCATGAAAAAGAAACGCTATTTGTCGCAGAACTAGCAAAAGACATCCCTGGAGTAGAAGTGGTGCAAGAATCACCTCAAGTTATGGGTGGTGAAGATTTTTCTTATTACCTTCAACAGGTGAAAGGAACATTTTTCTTTACGGGAGCTGAGATAAAAGGAAGAGAAGAGTCTTATCCACATCATCATCCTAAATTCGATATTGATGAAAGAGGATTACTTATTGCGGCAAAAGTGTTAGGAAGAGCTACATTAACGTATATGCAAGAACATAGTAAGAGTGAGAAGGTAGTAGAGTTATAG